One genomic region from Strix uralensis isolate ZFMK-TIS-50842 chromosome 5, bStrUra1, whole genome shotgun sequence encodes:
- the LOC141943760 gene encoding uncharacterized protein LOC141943760, which produces MMGQRFGKCLALCLLPWSCLSFAWSDDAAGPGTASPGSGHIRKGLARDIANGTYMHSNISAAPQPSGSGSRAAVAASLLSGAVILVLSVSFAVCCWRDRTRRSREGQQHRRKVRGGWKHDPSTPETGRNAFGRLKHYHRRDYHLSALSSSVFPGAFAGCNNLAFQRSPENLPKLPLQSCHPKAQVLPQLVLQPSTPPINALPSQTPRNIPLPAMPCHADLPSHLLPLYEEHKLFNKFRKPV; this is translated from the exons ATGATGGGACAAAGGTTCGGGAAATGCCTCGCCCTTTGCCTgctgccctggagctgcctgAGCTTTGCCTGGAGTGATGATGCTGCTGGGCCCGGGACCGCCTCACCTGGGTCAGGACACATCAGAAAGGGGCTGGCCAGAGACATTGCCAACGGGACCTACATGCACAGCAACATCTCAG ccgccccgcaGCCCTCGGGCAGCGGCTCCCGTGCTGCGGTGGCCGCCTCGCTGCTCAGCGGAGCCGTTATCCTGGTGCTCTCCGTCTCCTTCGCCGTCTGCTGCTGGCGGGACAGGACGAGGAGGAGCCGCGAGGG GCAGCAGCATAGGAGGAAAGTCAGAGGAGGATGGAAACATGACCCCTCCACCCCTGAAACGGGGAGGAATGCTTTTGGGAGACTGAAACACTACCACCGTCGTGATTACCACCTCTCAGCCCTCTCCAGCTCCGTGTTCCCAGGGGCATTTGCAGGCTGTAATAACCTGGCTTTTCAAAG GAGCCCCGAAAACCTGCCAAAGCtgcccctgcagagctgccatcCTAAAGCACAGGTCTTGCCCCAGCTGGTGTTACAACCCAGCACACCACCGATCAACGCCCTGCCCAGCCAGACACCCCGCAACATACCGCTGCCTGCCATGCCCTGCCATGCCGACCTCCCCAGCCACCTGCTCCCCCTCTATGAGGAACATAAGCTCTTCAACAAGTTCAGGAAGCCGGTTTGA